GGCAGGTGGTGGTGCAGACGTTGGGCGCCGGTGACGTGGTCGGGTGGTCCTGGTTGGTTCCGCCGTACCGCTGGCACTTCGGGGCGGTCGCGATCACGCCCACCACGGCGATCGCGCTGGACACCACCCAGGTGCTGGCGATGGCCGAGCAGGACCCGTCCTTCGGCTACCAGCTGGCCACCCGGTTCTTCCGGGTCCTGCTGGATCGGTTGCAGACCACCCGGGCCCGGATGCTCGACCTGTACCGGGGCGAACCCCCGTGAGCCCTGATCACGAGCCCATGCTGCCGACCCCTTACCGGGTGGCTGACCGGCGAGTGGAGACACACGACTCGATGTCGCTGCGGGTGGAGCCGGTGTGCGAACGGCTCGCTGACGCAGACCGTCCGCGATGTCGGCGCGGTCAGCCGGGCACTGCACGACACGCGGCCCGGCACGGTGCTCGGAGTGCGGGGCCCGTTCGGCACGACGTGGGTCCTGGAGTCCTCGGCCGGACATGATCTGCTGATCGTCGCTGGAGACATCGGACTGGTGCCACTGCGGCCGGTGATACTGGCAGTCGGCCGCAACGAGTTCCGCCGCGACGACGGCGTCGGCCCCGCCGTGGTCACCGCGCTCGCGGACCGCGTCGAGCCATCAGTGCGACGTCAGCCGTCAACGCCCGGCCACGTGCACCGAACGACCGTCGATCGACTGCCCGTGCACTGGACCGGGGGTCACGACTCGCCGGCAACGCCGAACCGATCACCACAACCCCGACGATCCACGACGTCCACGTGACCGCGTTGTTCCCCGAACAGGAGAACAACCACGGCGCGAGCAGCACACCGGCCGCCAACGCGAGCCAGTCCTGAACACGAGTCCAAGGCCCCGCGTGGTCGAACGCGCGCCGTCCGCGATCTCCTGGCCGCCCCCCGGGCACAACGTCCCGGGCATGCAGATCCGTTGGACCCCAACAAGGAACACGCTCCGCCTCTGGTCCGCTCGGTCGGTGCCGCGCACGCTGGCGGCACGGACCGAAGGGAGCAGAACCCATGACCACGTTGAGCATCATCAAGGCGGACACAGGCGGGTTCGTCGGACACTCCGAAGTCCACCCGGAGATGCTGTCCGAAGCCCGCGGTGCCCTTCACGACGCGATCGGCGACGGGTTGCTGGTGGATGGTCAGGTCGCCCGGTGCGGCGACGACATCTCGCTGATCATGACCCACGAGCACGGCCCGGACGCCGAGGCCGTGCACTCCTTCGCCTGGCAGACCTTCCTGCGCACCACGGAGATCGCCAAACGCCTCGGCCTCTACGGCGCCGGCCAGGACCTGCTGTCCACCGCGTTCAGCGGCAACCTGCGCGGCATGGGCCCCGGCTACGCCGAACTGGAGTTCACCGAACGACCCAGCGAACCGGTGATCTGTTTCCTGGCCGACAAGACCGAGCCCGGCGCGTGGAACCTCCCGCTGTACAAGATGTTCGCCGACCCGTTCAACACCGCGGGCCTGGTCATCGACGCGAAGATGCACGCCGGCTTCCGGTTCGAGGTCTACGACCTCCACCAGGACAAGCGCATCGTCTTCGACACGCCGCGCGAGGCCTACGACCTGCTCATGTTCATCGGCGCCCCAGCCCGGTACGTCGTGCACAGCGTCGAGTCGACCACCCTCGACATCCCCGCCGCGGCCACCTCCACCCAACGCCTGTCGCTCATCGCGGGCAAGTACGTGGGCAAGGACGACCCGGTGATGATCGTGCGCTGCCAGTCCGGACTTCCCGCCGTCGGCGAGGTGCTCGAACCCTTCGCCTTCCCCCACTCGGTCGCCGGCTGCATGCGCGGCTCGCACCACGCCCCGATCATGCCTGTCGGCCTGGAACAAGCCACTCCCGCCCGATTCGACGGCCCGCCCCGCGTGGTCGCACTCGGCTTCCAGATCAACGACGGCAAACTGATCGGCCCACGCGACATGTTCGCCGACCCGTCCTTCGACCGCGCCCGCGCCACCGCCAACAAAGCGATGGACTACCTCCGCCGCCACGGCCCGTTCGAACCGCACCGACTCGCACTGGAGGACCTGGAGTACACCACCATGCACCAGCTCGAAGCACGCTTGACCAACCGCTGGGAACCACTGCCCACGGCCGGTGAGGAAGACAGCGTTCTCGCCACGACCCCACGATCATGACGGCGATGGCGAGTTCATCCACCCGGGCAGGGTGAGGTGGATGTCCGCGAGGTCGACGTGGTGTGGCACCACGGCTCGGAGCCCGGAGACGCCGGCCTTGGCGTGACGGCCACGGTCGGCACGCCGCTGATCCGGAGATCGGCGTTCAGAGGAAGGTCACACGGCGGGGATCGGCCCCGCCTCGCGCGGCGTCTGTCCAGAGTGGACATCTCAGCCGATGGCAAGAGGCAGTTTCGCGGCCAGCGCACCGAGTTCGCTCTTCTCCGCCCCCGTCGGGAGCCGACGTCCGGTGCCGATCAGCAGCGCGTCCCTGTCGGACAACGACGTGGGGAACGAGGCTCCGGCGATCGCCTCCAGCATCGCGCGGGATCGGGACAGGCCCTCGGCGGGCGGCTCGGCAGCGTTCGGGAGGTGCGCGATCAGGTCGAGATGGTGCAGCGTCCATTCCAGGACGTACGCGGAGAGGTAGTCGCCCACGGTGAGCACCTTGCCCTGCGTGCTGACCCGGACTCGCGGATCCGCGAGTCCGGCCGCGCGTCCCGCGGCCGATCCGAGGTCGTCGAGGTGGAACTTCAGCAGTACCGGGTCCCCGTAGGCGGCTGCCAGCCGGACGATCAACGCGTCGAGCGGGTCGTCGCCGGTCGGGGGGTCGACGATGTCCCAGTAGGTCACCGCGTCCCTGGTCGGTTCCGCCGAGACCGGAGTCACGAGGGTGATCAGGACGTCCTGGGCGTCGATGACCAGGTGGCACACCAGGTCCCGCACGAGCCAGCCGGAGCAGCCGGACGGCCGCTCGAAGTCCTCGTCAGGGAGCGCGGCGACCGCCGTGCGCAACGCGGTCCAACAACGCGAGAAGAGATCCACGGCGGCAAGCCTGCAGCATCCAGGGGGCCACCTGCGACCGATTTCGACGCTCCCGCGAAGCGGGGCCGGACCCCCAGGTCATCGACAGCGGCAGGCGCTGCTTCACCCGCGCGCTCGTAGGCGAACGGGCGGTGTTCCGCTCAACCTGGAGGAACGCCGAGGCGACGACCGTCCACTCAGGACAGACCGGCTCGCCCGGTCTCGACGAGGCGGAGCCCGGCTTCGAGGTGCCCGCGCGCCCTGGGGAAGTCGTAGAGCGCCTCCCAGTAGGTGCGCAGCGGGATGGTCAGCGACGTCGGCGGCACGTGCCGGGCGGCGAGGACCGTGCACATCCACGAGAGGAAGTCCGTGAACAGCACCGAGTCCTGCACGTAGACCGCGGCCGAGAGGAAGTCGGCCAGGTGGCAGAGGTCCTCGACCGTGGCCTCCAGCCGGCGCTCCTCGTAGCGCGCCATCGCGGGGAACTCCCGGCGCAGCGCGGCGAGCGCGAGGTCGACCAGCTCCTCGCGCCGCTTCACCAGGGTCGGGTACTCGTCGTCGACGAGGTGGTCCAGCTCCGGGTGCGGGAGGTCGGGCGGCGGCCACCGCCGCTCCAGCAGATCCGCGGCCTCGCGGGCTCCGGGGGCCCAGCCCGCCGCGCCGAGGACCCGTGCCCAGCGCCCGTCCGGCCCGAAGCCGCGACCGCCGACGAGCACAGGGACGCCCGTGCGCTGGCAGGTCTCGACCATGCGGTGGGCGTGCGGGAGCCGGACCGGGAGCGCGCAGCTGAGCGCCACCGCGTCCGGGCCCTCCTGGTGCAGGTAGGACACCAGGTGCGCGGCCGGCACGCTCGCGCCGAGGAACGTCGTCCGCCAGCCGCGCAGTCGCAGGACCTCCGCGACGAGCCGCGCGGCCAGCGCGTGCCACTCGCCGTCCATGCAGGACACGACGACGTGACCGCGGGTGGGCGGGACCGGCGTGCGCGTGCTCAGCGCGGCCACGACACACTCGCTGATGTGCGTGGCGGCGTGCTCCTTGGCAACGGACCAGCGGTTGGTCGCCCAGTACTCGCCGACCTTGACCTGCACCGGAGCCACCAGGTCCAGCAGCAGGTGCTCCGGTGGAACGCCGTTGTCGAACAGGCCGAGCACGAAGCGCGTAGCACCGGGCTCGTCGGCGTCGCCCAGGAGCGCGAAGAACTTCTCGCGCTCGGCCGTCAGCACGCGGTCTCCCGCACGGGGTGCGCGCGCACGGCCAGCACCGCGATGTCGTCGTGGTCGCGGCCGGCGAGCCACTGCGTCGTCAGCAGCTCCACGCGCTCGGCGACCGCGCCGGCGGGCATCACCGCGCAGCCGGTCAGCGCGTCGGCCAACCGCCGCTCGCCGAACATCCCCCTGCTGCCCTTGGCCTCGGTGACCCCGTCGCTGTACAGCACGCACGTCTCGCCGGGGCGCAGCCGCACCACTCCCCCGGCGAAGCGCGCGTCCGGGAAGACCCCGATCAGCGTTCCCCGCAGGTCGACCGGCTCGACCCCCGCCTCGCCCCTGAGCAGCAGGGGCGGCAGGTGACCGCCCACGGCCAGGGTCAGCTCCAGTTCGCCGCCGGGCGCCGGGGCCGCTCTGCCGAGCACCATGGTGACGAAGCGCCGGTCCGGCATCGGCTTGCCGTCCAGCATGGTCTCGTTGAGCAGCGTCAGCAGCCGCAGCGGATCGCGCTCCAATCGGGACAACGCGCGCAGGGACTGCCTCACCTCCCCTGTCAGCACCGCGGCTTCGACGCCCTTGCCGCACACGTCGCCGAGCGCGAACAGGGCGGAGCCGTCGGGCAGCGGCAGGACCTCGTAGAAGTCGCCGCCGATGCGCAGCGCCTCGCGCGAGGCGCGGTACGCCGCGCCGAAGGACATGCCCTCGACGTGCGGCAGCGGCGCGGGGAGCAGGCTGCGCTGGAGCGTCGAGGCCGTGTGCACCTGATCGGCGTACAGCGCGGCCCCGGCGAGCGCGATGCCCGCTCGCGAGCAGAACTCCTCGATCAGCGCGAGGTCTTCGTCGGTGAACTCCGTCGAGCGGGTGAGCACCAGGACTCCGGCGGGATTTCCATTGCCGGGCAAGGAGATCACCAGTGCGCTCACCGGTCGCTGCTCGGCGGGCCACAACCAGCCGGCGTCCGTCAGCTCCTCCACCACCCACGGCGAGCAGTGCGTGCCCAACCCCGCCATCGCGTCGGCGACCGGCTCCGGCAGGCGGCTCTGCTGCACCCAGCCCGCCGAGCCGTCGCGCCACCACGGCACTCGGCCCGCGCTCGGCGGGGCGAGCACCATCGCGCTGTCGCCGAGCTTCGGCACGGCGAGGTCCACCACCGCGCGCGCCGTCCTGGCCGGGTGCAGCGACAGGCCCAGCCTGCGGCTCGCCGAGGCCAGGAAGCCCGAGCGCACGCGTTCGGCGAGCAGCGCGTCCGTGCGCTCGGTCTCCTCGGCCACGTCGCGCACGTACCAGAGGTGGCGCCCGTCCGGCAGGTCGTGCCTGCGCCAGCGCAGCGTGCCGGTGCCCGCTCGCGCGCCGATCACGGCTCCCGGGCCGATGTCGGGAAGCAGCTCGACTCGACCGTCCACGGTGAGCACCGTTCCGTGCCGGTCGCAGAGGACGACGGCCTCACCGCTGCCCGCGAGCAGCTCGTGGCGGCGCGGGGCGGTGTCGGTGCGCGGCGTGGTCGATGCCCTGGTCTCGGTCATCGCGCCCTTCGGTCTGGCGGGAATCATCGAACACCTACACCGTAACCCGGCCACCTGACCGGGGAGCCCGCCGCCTGACATCACACCAGGTGGGCGTCCTCGGATGGCATCGGCAACAGAGACCAACAGGAGCGGCCGGCCCTGTCGTCACGCGCCACCTCAGTTCAGCACCACCAGAGCCATGTTCAGCGCTGTGGCGAACACGATCCAAGCCAGGTAAGGAATCTGGAGCAACGCCGCGGCACGGGAGCGCCGGGAGAACAGCCAGATGCCGACCATCACAACGATATCCAGGGCGATGATGTCGACGAGCGCGACGGTCCGCAGACCGGCTCCGAAGAACAACGGGCTCCACGCGGCGTTGAGCGCGAGCCCGACGGCGTAGGTGATCAGCCCGGCCTTGGTCCCACCGTTGCGCCAGTACAACCAGCCGGACAGCGCGAGCAGAACGTACAGGACTGTCCACACCGGACCGAAAAGCCAGGACGGCGGAGCCCAGGCCGGTTGGCGGAGCGCGGTGTAGGTCGTCGCCGCGTCGCCGGAGGCAGTGGCACCGACCACGGCGACGACGGCGACGGCGATGCCGAAAGCGGCCGGCGCGACAGGTGATGAGGGAGTTCGGACCGCCTTCAGCACTGCTCCACCTCTCATGATTGTGACAGTCCGGGTGATCCCGGTACTGCGGCTCAGCTGCCGGGCCTGTCCACCTCGCCGCGCCATGCCCCGGTCTCGGTGCCGCGCCGCTCGATGAACTCCTTGAAACGGCGCAGATCGCCCTTCACCCGCGCGTCGAGCACGCCGAGCTTGTCCGCTGCGTGCTCGGCGAACCCCTCTGGGTCGAGGTCCATCTGTGCGGTGACCCGGGTCGTGGTGTCGTCGAGCCGGTGGAAGGTGATCACGCCCGCGTGGGTCGGACCGGAGTCCGCCCGCCACGCGACCCGCTCGTCGGGGTGCTGTTCGGTGATCGTCGCGTCGAACTCCCGCCGCACCCCGGCGATCTCGGTCACCCAGTGGGTGTGCGTGTCGTCGAGTTGGCGCACCTCCTGCACGCCCTCCATGAACTGGGGGAAGGACTCGAACTGCGTCCACTGGTTGTAGGTCCTCGACACCGGGGCCTCCACGTCGACGGACTGGGTGATCGTGCCCACTTGTCCCACTTCCTTCCGCTCGGCCGCGGTCAGCGGCTCCGGACGTGTGATCACGCGTCGAATACCCGTGCCCACCCGGCACAACCCTCGGTGTGGAAGCGCCCTGCCCGTGTGGCGGCTACCGGCGCAGCTGGCCGCGGACGGCGCCCGCCGGGAAATCGCTGTTGTGCACGTTGACGTAGAAGTGGCTGGGGTGCTTGCGCAGTTCCTTGGCCAGGTCGCGGCTGACCTCGGTGCAGCTGTGGCTACGGCCACCCGAGGGGGCCCTGAGGTTGACCACCACGGGGCCGCTGGTGCCCGCGACGCCCCGGTGGATGTGCGCGGCCGACGCGGTGGCGATGCGGCTGACCGAGACGGTGGCGCACACCCGGGTCGAGCCGATCCGGACCGAGGCGTGGCCGCGGCCGTCTGCATCGCCGGGGCCGGGGACCTCGGCCCCGCCGGTCAGGGCCGCGGTGTAGGAGCGTCCCAGGCCGAGGTCCAGATCCAGGTCGAGATCGAGGTCCAGGTCGAGCCCGATGGCGACGCCGGACGAGCGGTGGGCCGGGTGGGGCTCGGCCGCGCTCGCCGCGGGAGCGAGGGTGACCAGCGCCAGGACCGCGGCGATCCCGGATGCGCCGAGAACGCGGGATGACGAACGCATGAAGACCTCCAGGAGAAGCGGATGCTTCGTACTCCCGGTCTTCGAAGCCCCCGGCGGCATCGCTTGGTCCCGAGGGGGAAACCGCGTGAAGTTGGTCCGTTCCGGGCACCCCGGTGGCGATCATCGGCGAGCCGGACGAGAATGCCCCGCTCCCCGCGTCAGCTTTCGAGCTGGGTCAACGCGAAGGCGGTGAGGAACCCGGCGACGGTGATGAGCCCGGTCCACAGGCGGGCGGAGGAGAACGCCTCGGGGATCATGGTGTCGGCGATCATCGTCAGGATGGCGCCCCCGGCGAGCGCGGTGATGGTGGCGAGAACTGCGGGGTCGGCGCCGCCGAGCAGGCCGTAGCCCAGCATCGCGGCGACACCGCTGGCTGCGGTGATCGCCGTCCACAGCCCGAAGACGTAGCCGCGGCCGCGGCCGGCTCGCCGCATGCCGGAGGCGCTGGACAGGCCCTCGGGCACGTTGCTGATGAACACCGCTGCCACGGTGACCGCGCTGACCGCGCCGCCGCCGAGGAGGCTGGCGCCGACGACGACCGACTCCGGGATGCCGTCGAGCAACGCGCCCAGAGCGATCGCGGTTCCGGAACCGGACTGCTCGGCCTCGGAGGGCTGCTGGTCGCCGGAGCGCTTGCGGTGGCGCGCGCCCCGCCGGGCCAGGACGACGTTGGCCACCGTGTAGATCACCGCACCGGCGACCGCTCCCAGCACCGTGGGCAGCAGGCCCGCGTTGCGGTGCGCTTCGGCGATCAGCTCGAACGACACCGCCGAGAGCAACACCCCGCTGCCGAAAGCCATCACAGCGGCGACGAGCCCGACCGGCACGCGGACCAGGTACCCGACCAGCGCACCGATGAGCAGTGCCGAACCGGCCACCAAGCCCCAGCCGCCCGCCACCAGAAGACCCGACATCGCCACCTCCTCGTCCCGACTACGCATACCCCGACCGCGGCAGGAAGGCACTTCGGCGAACGCGGTGCCCAGGCTCGGGTGGGGAGCGCGGCAGCTGCCCACCCGTGCCTCCGGCAAGCGGGCCCCCTGCCCGCCTGTCCCACATCTGGGTGACGCGCCGCGGGAGCGGCATCGCCGCCTGTCCCCGGCGATCCACCCCGAGACCACCTGCCGCGACTGCCGACGCCGAGGTCCGCTCCGGCGCTTTCGCGCGCGGTGTCCGGCAGGTCCGCCGCGTGGTTCGCCGGCGATCACACCCCCTACGGTTTCCGGTGATCTGTGCTTCCGCTCCTTCGCCCGTCAGCGGTCGCCCTGGTCCGGGCTCATCCATCACCATGTCAGGACGGATTCTTTGTCTGAGTCTGCGCGGGTAGACCTGCGAAGCGACACGCTGAGCCTGCTGACCCCCCAGATGCGCAAGGCCATGGCCGACGCCGAGGTCGGCGACGACGTCTGGGGCGGGGATCCGACGACGCGCAGGCTGGAGCGCCATTGCGCCGAGTTGTTCGGGAAAGAGGCCGCGCTGTTCACCACGAGCGGCACGCTCAGCAACCAGCTGGCTCTCCGTGTGCACACCTCCCCCGGCGACGAGGTCATCACGGACACGAAGTACCACGTCAACTACTACGAGAGCGCCGCGAGCGCGGGCCTGGCCGGAGTCGCGCTGAACACCGTGGACAGCGCCGACGGTGTCCTCACCCCGGAGTTGCTGGAGTTCGCGTTGCGGCGCAAGGCGCGG
The window above is part of the Allokutzneria albata genome. Proteins encoded here:
- a CDS encoding Crp/Fnr family transcriptional regulator, coding for MSLPTTLADFPLLAGMSPTRLTQLAAVATEVSFASGEQLFEEGRPANGCWLVLRGHVALDTTVPGRGQVVVQTLGAGDVVGWSWLVPPYRWHFGAVAITPTTAIALDTTQVLAMAEQDPSFGYQLATRFFRVLLDRLQTTRARMLDLYRGEPP
- the fbp gene encoding fructose-1,6-bisphosphate aldolase/phosphatase, which codes for MTTLSIIKADTGGFVGHSEVHPEMLSEARGALHDAIGDGLLVDGQVARCGDDISLIMTHEHGPDAEAVHSFAWQTFLRTTEIAKRLGLYGAGQDLLSTAFSGNLRGMGPGYAELEFTERPSEPVICFLADKTEPGAWNLPLYKMFADPFNTAGLVIDAKMHAGFRFEVYDLHQDKRIVFDTPREAYDLLMFIGAPARYVVHSVESTTLDIPAAATSTQRLSLIAGKYVGKDDPVMIVRCQSGLPAVGEVLEPFAFPHSVAGCMRGSHHAPIMPVGLEQATPARFDGPPRVVALGFQINDGKLIGPRDMFADPSFDRARATANKAMDYLRRHGPFEPHRLALEDLEYTTMHQLEARLTNRWEPLPTAGEEDSVLATTPRS
- a CDS encoding maleylpyruvate isomerase N-terminal domain-containing protein; the protein is MDLFSRCWTALRTAVAALPDEDFERPSGCSGWLVRDLVCHLVIDAQDVLITLVTPVSAEPTRDAVTYWDIVDPPTGDDPLDALIVRLAAAYGDPVLLKFHLDDLGSAAGRAAGLADPRVRVSTQGKVLTVGDYLSAYVLEWTLHHLDLIAHLPNAAEPPAEGLSRSRAMLEAIAGASFPTSLSDRDALLIGTGRRLPTGAEKSELGALAAKLPLAIG
- a CDS encoding cobalamin B12-binding domain-containing protein gives rise to the protein MLTAEREKFFALLGDADEPGATRFVLGLFDNGVPPEHLLLDLVAPVQVKVGEYWATNRWSVAKEHAATHISECVVAALSTRTPVPPTRGHVVVSCMDGEWHALAARLVAEVLRLRGWRTTFLGASVPAAHLVSYLHQEGPDAVALSCALPVRLPHAHRMVETCQRTGVPVLVGGRGFGPDGRWARVLGAAGWAPGAREAADLLERRWPPPDLPHPELDHLVDDEYPTLVKRREELVDLALAALRREFPAMARYEERRLEATVEDLCHLADFLSAAVYVQDSVLFTDFLSWMCTVLAARHVPPTSLTIPLRTYWEALYDFPRARGHLEAGLRLVETGRAGLS
- a CDS encoding PP2C family protein-serine/threonine phosphatase, with the protein product MIPARPKGAMTETRASTTPRTDTAPRRHELLAGSGEAVVLCDRHGTVLTVDGRVELLPDIGPGAVIGARAGTGTLRWRRHDLPDGRHLWYVRDVAEETERTDALLAERVRSGFLASASRRLGLSLHPARTARAVVDLAVPKLGDSAMVLAPPSAGRVPWWRDGSAGWVQQSRLPEPVADAMAGLGTHCSPWVVEELTDAGWLWPAEQRPVSALVISLPGNGNPAGVLVLTRSTEFTDEDLALIEEFCSRAGIALAGAALYADQVHTASTLQRSLLPAPLPHVEGMSFGAAYRASREALRIGGDFYEVLPLPDGSALFALGDVCGKGVEAAVLTGEVRQSLRALSRLERDPLRLLTLLNETMLDGKPMPDRRFVTMVLGRAAPAPGGELELTLAVGGHLPPLLLRGEAGVEPVDLRGTLIGVFPDARFAGGVVRLRPGETCVLYSDGVTEAKGSRGMFGERRLADALTGCAVMPAGAVAERVELLTTQWLAGRDHDDIAVLAVRAHPVRETAC
- a CDS encoding TspO/MBR family protein encodes the protein MRGGAVLKAVRTPSSPVAPAAFGIAVAVVAVVGATASGDAATTYTALRQPAWAPPSWLFGPVWTVLYVLLALSGWLYWRNGGTKAGLITYAVGLALNAAWSPLFFGAGLRTVALVDIIALDIVVMVGIWLFSRRSRAAALLQIPYLAWIVFATALNMALVVLN
- a CDS encoding SRPBCC family protein gives rise to the protein MGTITQSVDVEAPVSRTYNQWTQFESFPQFMEGVQEVRQLDDTHTHWVTEIAGVRREFDATITEQHPDERVAWRADSGPTHAGVITFHRLDDTTTRVTAQMDLDPEGFAEHAADKLGVLDARVKGDLRRFKEFIERRGTETGAWRGEVDRPGS
- a CDS encoding CHRD domain-containing protein is translated as MRSSSRVLGASGIAAVLALVTLAPAASAAEPHPAHRSSGVAIGLDLDLDLDLDLDLGLGRSYTAALTGGAEVPGPGDADGRGHASVRIGSTRVCATVSVSRIATASAAHIHRGVAGTSGPVVVNLRAPSGGRSHSCTEVSRDLAKELRKHPSHFYVNVHNSDFPAGAVRGQLRR
- a CDS encoding ZIP family metal transporter is translated as MSGLLVAGGWGLVAGSALLIGALVGYLVRVPVGLVAAVMAFGSGVLLSAVSFELIAEAHRNAGLLPTVLGAVAGAVIYTVANVVLARRGARHRKRSGDQQPSEAEQSGSGTAIALGALLDGIPESVVVGASLLGGGAVSAVTVAAVFISNVPEGLSSASGMRRAGRGRGYVFGLWTAITAASGVAAMLGYGLLGGADPAVLATITALAGGAILTMIADTMIPEAFSSARLWTGLITVAGFLTAFALTQLES